In Stenotrophomonas sp. ASS1, the following proteins share a genomic window:
- the pilB gene encoding type IV-A pilus assembly ATPase PilB yields MSTLSTPNLVGITGLARRLVQDGALDEASARDAMAKATAARQPLPTWFAQNKLVSASQLAAANAVEFGMPLFDVSTFDASQNAMSLVSEELLRKHNVLPLFKRGGKLFVGTSNPTHALDEIKFHTNLVVEPILVDEDQIRRTLEQWHASHDTIGDALGGDDEGMANLDVGLGDEDNAGGDSGIDAKGDDTPVVKFVNKVLVDAIRKGASDIHFEPYEDDYRVRLRIDGLLKMVARAPVKLNQRIAARLKVMAQLDIAEKRVPQDGRIKLNLSKTKQIDFRVSTLPTLFGEKVVLRILDGSAAKLGIDKLGYEPDQQKLFHDAIHKPYGMVLVTGPTGSGKTVSLYTALGILNDETRNISTAEDPVEIRLPGVNQVQQNNKRGMTFAAALRSFLRQDPDIIMVGEIRDLETAEIAIKAAQTGHMVLSTLHTNDAPQTIARLMNMGIAPYNITSSVTLVIAQRLARRLCGNCKRPANLPEHALLAEGFTQAQLDAGIQLYEAVGCDECTEGYKGRTGIYQVMPMTDEIATIVLAGGNALQIAEAAQQIGVNDLRQSALKKAAAGVTSLAEINRVTKD; encoded by the coding sequence ATGAGCACTCTTTCCACCCCCAATCTCGTAGGCATCACCGGCCTGGCCCGCCGCCTGGTCCAGGACGGCGCGCTGGACGAGGCCTCCGCCCGCGACGCCATGGCCAAGGCCACGGCCGCCCGCCAGCCGCTGCCTACGTGGTTCGCGCAGAACAAGCTGGTCAGTGCCTCGCAGCTCGCCGCCGCCAACGCGGTCGAGTTCGGCATGCCCTTGTTCGACGTGTCTACGTTCGACGCCAGCCAGAACGCCATGAGCCTGGTCAGCGAGGAACTGCTGCGCAAACACAACGTCCTGCCGCTGTTCAAGCGCGGTGGCAAGCTGTTCGTGGGTACCAGCAATCCAACCCATGCACTGGACGAGATCAAGTTCCACACCAATCTGGTGGTGGAGCCGATCCTGGTGGATGAAGACCAGATCCGCCGCACGCTGGAGCAGTGGCACGCCAGCCACGACACCATCGGCGATGCGCTGGGCGGCGACGACGAGGGCATGGCCAACCTCGACGTTGGACTGGGCGACGAAGACAACGCGGGGGGCGACTCCGGCATCGACGCCAAGGGCGACGACACCCCGGTGGTGAAGTTCGTCAACAAGGTGCTGGTCGATGCCATCCGCAAGGGCGCATCGGACATCCACTTCGAGCCCTACGAAGACGATTACCGCGTGCGCTTGCGTATCGACGGTCTGCTGAAGATGGTGGCGCGCGCGCCGGTGAAGTTGAACCAGCGCATCGCCGCGCGCCTGAAGGTGATGGCGCAGCTGGATATCGCCGAGAAGCGCGTGCCGCAGGACGGCCGCATCAAGCTGAACCTGTCCAAGACCAAGCAGATCGACTTCCGCGTCAGTACGCTGCCGACCCTGTTCGGTGAAAAGGTGGTGCTGCGTATTCTCGATGGCAGCGCGGCCAAGCTGGGCATCGACAAGCTGGGCTACGAGCCGGACCAGCAGAAGCTGTTCCACGACGCCATCCACAAGCCGTACGGCATGGTGCTGGTGACCGGCCCGACCGGCTCGGGCAAAACCGTGTCGCTGTATACCGCGCTGGGCATCCTCAACGATGAGACGCGCAACATCTCCACCGCCGAAGACCCGGTGGAAATCCGCTTGCCCGGCGTCAACCAGGTGCAGCAGAACAACAAGCGCGGCATGACCTTCGCTGCAGCGCTGCGCTCGTTCCTGCGACAGGATCCGGACATCATCATGGTCGGCGAAATCCGCGACCTGGAGACGGCCGAGATTGCGATCAAGGCGGCGCAGACCGGCCACATGGTGCTGTCCACGCTGCATACCAACGATGCGCCGCAGACCATCGCGCGTCTGATGAACATGGGCATCGCGCCGTACAACATCACCAGCTCGGTGACGCTGGTGATCGCCCAGCGCCTGGCGCGCCGGTTGTGCGGCAACTGCAAGCGACCGGCGAACCTGCCGGAGCACGCGCTGCTGGCCGAGGGCTTCACCCAGGCGCAGCTGGATGCGGGCATCCAGTTGTACGAGGCGGTGGGCTGCGATGAGTGCACCGAGGGCTACAAGGGCCGAACCGGTATCTACCAGGTGATGCCGATGACCGATGAGATCGCCACGATCGTGCTGGCCGGCGGCAACGCG
- a CDS encoding pilin, with amino-acid sequence MKNQKGFTLIELMIVVAIIAILAAIALPAYSNYTKKAKVSEVILAASSLRTDVSEYVASNNSLPPTTWKPDFQQTQYVDKLEWNGKSIVATAKGVGDDLIDKKTITLTPTGDGKNGVVPSWSCGGSIDAKYRPGSCQAPAGEEETKE; translated from the coding sequence ATGAAGAACCAGAAGGGCTTCACCCTGATCGAACTGATGATCGTCGTTGCGATCATCGCCATCCTGGCTGCCATCGCGCTGCCGGCTTACTCGAACTACACCAAGAAGGCCAAGGTCTCGGAAGTGATCCTGGCGGCTTCTTCGCTGCGTACCGACGTGTCGGAATACGTGGCCAGCAACAATTCGCTGCCGCCGACAACTTGGAAGCCGGACTTCCAGCAGACTCAGTACGTGGATAAGCTGGAATGGAATGGTAAGTCCATCGTTGCTACTGCTAAGGGCGTTGGCGACGACCTCATCGATAAGAAGACCATTACGCTGACCCCGACGGGTGACGGAAAGAATGGCGTTGTGCCGAGCTGGAGCTGCGGCGGTTCGATTGATGCCAAGTATCGTCCGGGTTCTTGCCAGGCGCCTGCTGGCGAAGAAGAAACCAAGGAGTGA
- a CDS encoding type II secretion system F family protein: MSVSRSAIKKEPVARSTMELQPFVWEGTDKRGIKMKGEQLAKNANLLRAELRKQGINPGQVKPKPKPLFGAAGKPVGAKDIAFFSRQMATMMKSGVPIVSALEIIGSGHKNPRMKKMVDGIRADIEGGSSLNEAISRHPVQFDELYRNLVRAGESAGVLETVLDTIASYKENIEALKGKIKKALFYPAMVLVVAFLVSTVLLVWVVPQFEEVFKSFGADLPAFTQMVVNLSRFMVSWWWLIAIVVIGAVVAIAMTYRRSEKMQHTVDRLVLKVPVIGQIMHNSSIARFARTTAVTFKAGVPLVEALGIVAGATGNKVYGEAVLRMRDDVSVGYPVNMAMKQLNLFPHMVIQMTGIGEEAGALDAMLFKVAEYYEQEVNNAVDALSSLLEPMIMVFIGTIVGGLVIAMYLPIFKLGAVVG, translated from the coding sequence ATGTCTGTCAGTCGCAGTGCGATCAAGAAAGAGCCCGTGGCGCGTAGCACCATGGAGCTGCAGCCGTTTGTCTGGGAGGGGACCGACAAGCGGGGTATCAAGATGAAGGGCGAGCAGTTGGCCAAGAACGCCAATCTGCTGCGCGCCGAATTACGCAAGCAGGGAATCAATCCCGGCCAAGTGAAGCCGAAGCCGAAGCCACTGTTCGGCGCGGCCGGCAAGCCCGTGGGCGCTAAGGACATTGCGTTCTTCAGCCGGCAAATGGCCACGATGATGAAATCCGGCGTGCCGATCGTGTCGGCGCTGGAGATCATCGGCAGCGGGCACAAGAACCCGCGCATGAAGAAGATGGTGGACGGGATCCGCGCCGACATCGAGGGCGGCTCTTCTCTGAACGAGGCGATCAGCCGTCACCCTGTCCAGTTCGACGAGCTCTACCGCAACCTGGTACGCGCCGGTGAAAGCGCCGGTGTACTGGAAACGGTGCTGGATACGATCGCCTCCTACAAGGAGAACATCGAGGCGCTGAAGGGCAAGATCAAGAAGGCCCTGTTCTACCCGGCCATGGTGCTGGTGGTGGCCTTCCTGGTCAGCACTGTCCTGCTGGTCTGGGTCGTGCCGCAATTCGAGGAGGTCTTCAAGAGTTTCGGTGCCGACCTGCCGGCCTTCACCCAGATGGTGGTCAACCTGTCCCGCTTCATGGTGTCGTGGTGGTGGCTGATAGCCATCGTCGTGATCGGAGCGGTGGTGGCCATCGCCATGACCTACCGGCGTTCGGAGAAGATGCAGCACACGGTCGACCGGCTGGTCCTGAAGGTGCCGGTGATCGGCCAGATCATGCATAACAGCTCGATTGCCCGTTTCGCCCGCACCACGGCTGTGACCTTCAAGGCCGGCGTGCCGCTGGTGGAGGCGCTGGGCATCGTGGCTGGCGCCACCGGCAACAAGGTCTATGGCGAAGCGGTCCTGCGCATGCGCGACGACGTCTCGGTGGGCTATCCGGTCAACATGGCCATGAAGCAGCTGAACCTGTTCCCGCACATGGTCATCCAGATGACCGGCATCGGCGAAGAGGCGGGCGCCCTGGACGCCATGCTGTTCAAGGTGGCTGAATACTACGAGCAGGAAGTGAACAATGCCGTGGATGCCTTGAGCAGCCTGCTGGAACCGATGATCATGGTGTTCATTGGTACCATTGTCGGTGGCTTGGTCATCGCGATGTACCTGCCCATCTTCAAACTCGGCGCCGTCGTCGGCTAA
- a CDS encoding A24 family peptidase, with translation MAFLDQHPGLGYPAAAALGLLLGSFLNVVILRLPKRLEWQWKRDAREVLEEPDFYEPPPPGIVVEPSHCPHCKHKLSWYENIPLFSWIIQGGKCRHCKAPISLQYPLVEALTSVLVLACVWQFGFGWQGFGAIVLTCFLIALSGIDLRTQLLPDQLTLPLMWLGLIGSIDNLYMPAKPALVGAAVGYLSLWTVWWLFKQLTGKEGMGHGDFKLLAALGAWCGLKGILPIILLSSVLGAIIGSIWLYSRGRDRATPIPFGPYLAIAGWLYFMWGAPLVEQYLVMSGLR, from the coding sequence ATGGCATTTCTCGACCAGCACCCCGGCCTCGGCTACCCCGCCGCGGCCGCCCTGGGACTGCTGCTGGGCAGTTTCCTGAACGTGGTCATCCTGCGCCTGCCCAAGCGGCTGGAGTGGCAGTGGAAGCGCGATGCGCGCGAGGTCCTGGAGGAACCGGACTTCTATGAACCACCCCCACCGGGGATCGTGGTGGAGCCGTCGCACTGCCCGCACTGCAAGCACAAGCTGAGCTGGTACGAGAATATCCCGCTGTTCAGCTGGATCATCCAGGGCGGCAAGTGCCGCCACTGCAAGGCGCCGATCTCGCTGCAGTACCCGCTGGTGGAGGCGCTGACCTCGGTGCTGGTGCTGGCCTGCGTCTGGCAGTTCGGCTTCGGCTGGCAGGGCTTCGGCGCCATCGTGCTGACCTGCTTCCTGATCGCCCTGTCCGGCATCGACCTGCGAACGCAGCTGCTGCCCGACCAGTTGACCCTGCCGCTGATGTGGCTGGGGCTGATAGGCAGCATCGACAACCTCTACATGCCAGCCAAGCCCGCCCTGGTGGGTGCGGCGGTGGGTTACCTGTCGCTGTGGACGGTCTGGTGGCTGTTCAAGCAGCTGACCGGCAAGGAAGGCATGGGCCACGGCGACTTCAAGCTGCTGGCGGCCCTGGGCGCCTGGTGTGGTCTGAAGGGCATCCTGCCGATCATCCTGCTGTCGTCGGTGCTGGGCGCCATCATCGGCTCGATCTGGCTGTACAGCCGCGGCCGTGACCGCGCCACGCCCATCCCGTTCGGGCCGTACCTGGCCATCGCCGGCTGGCTGTACTTCATGTGGGGTGCGCCACTGGTGGAGCAGTACCTGGTGATGAGCGGGCTGCGCTGA
- the coaE gene encoding dephospho-CoA kinase (Dephospho-CoA kinase (CoaE) performs the final step in coenzyme A biosynthesis.) encodes MSRYVVGLTGGIASGKSEVTRRFEALGIVVADADLAARAVVAAGSPALARIAERFGADMLLADGSLDRGRLRAHVFADPAERTALEAITHPAIRRLMQQQCEQAEGPYAIAAIPLLTEVGGQKAYPWLDRVLLVDAPEAVQHARLMQRDSIDAALADRMIAAQASRAQRLALADDVVVNDGQPEDLQVQVEQLHARYLGLAGG; translated from the coding sequence ATGAGCCGCTATGTGGTTGGCCTGACCGGAGGCATCGCCTCCGGCAAGAGCGAGGTGACCCGGCGCTTTGAGGCGCTGGGGATCGTGGTGGCCGACGCCGATCTGGCCGCACGGGCCGTGGTGGCTGCCGGCAGCCCGGCGCTGGCCCGTATCGCCGAGCGTTTCGGCGCCGACATGCTGCTGGCCGATGGCAGCCTGGACCGGGGGCGCCTGCGCGCCCACGTGTTTGCCGATCCGGCCGAGCGGACGGCGCTGGAAGCCATCACCCACCCCGCCATCCGTCGGCTGATGCAGCAGCAGTGCGAGCAGGCTGAGGGCCCCTATGCGATTGCCGCGATTCCGCTGCTGACCGAGGTGGGCGGGCAGAAAGCCTACCCGTGGCTGGACCGGGTGTTGCTGGTGGATGCGCCCGAAGCCGTGCAGCATGCGCGGCTGATGCAGCGCGATAGCATTGATGCCGCGCTGGCCGACCGGATGATTGCTGCGCAGGCCAGCCGCGCACAGCGGTTGGCGCTGGCCGATGACGTGGTGGTCAATGATGGGCAGCCGGAGGACCTGCAGGTGCAGGTGGAACAGCTGCATGCGCGGTATCTGGGGTTGGCCGGGGGCTGA
- a CDS encoding HAMP domain-containing sensor histidine kinase, whose amino-acid sequence MASDTASPPRKPDSVATKGERRRTPYRRRLRSRIIVSFVLLGFCLTTLFAFATNWARLRVENQLVEELMNRNIDEYARRYYEHPGHNPDAPVLQIKAYAYSKDKFDRVREERAQWAGFSDGIHSVSGDEHGEPYSYKLAVRKTPDAWFFLAYDMTDSVRGGKQLNRALVLSVLVFSVLSLVLGWWSASKVMKPVSDLAARLRAYRGGTSDPEPLAPRFPDDEVGQLAQALDDYSSRLTEVVQRDREFNADVSHELRTPLAVIRGATELLLTRPGLDEKVLQRLQRIQRAEQQCSDLIGALLLLSRNERGQGTSNVARVAEQLLDAHRAQLGGKPLELLLEGERNLVIDAPEAALSVALGNLIGNAVKYSQDGEVRVFVGTNSVSVTDSGPGLSEEDAAKLFQRGYRGTHAGHSQGGGIGLSIVSRLCDLYGWQVSVRPGGQRGVIATLTFSPKPL is encoded by the coding sequence ATGGCATCGGATACCGCATCGCCACCCCGGAAGCCTGATTCGGTGGCAACCAAGGGGGAGCGCCGGCGCACGCCTTATCGGCGGCGCCTGCGCAGCCGCATCATCGTTTCGTTCGTGTTGTTGGGCTTCTGCCTGACGACACTGTTTGCGTTCGCCACCAACTGGGCCCGCCTGCGCGTGGAAAACCAGCTGGTGGAAGAGCTGATGAACCGCAACATCGACGAGTATGCGCGCCGCTATTACGAGCACCCCGGGCATAACCCGGACGCACCGGTGCTGCAGATCAAGGCCTATGCCTATTCGAAGGACAAGTTCGACCGGGTGCGCGAAGAGCGCGCGCAGTGGGCGGGCTTCTCCGATGGCATCCACAGCGTCAGCGGCGATGAGCACGGCGAGCCGTACTCCTACAAGCTGGCCGTGCGCAAGACGCCCGACGCCTGGTTCTTCCTCGCCTATGACATGACCGACAGCGTGCGCGGTGGCAAGCAGCTCAACCGCGCGCTGGTACTGTCGGTGCTGGTGTTCAGCGTGCTGTCGCTGGTGCTGGGTTGGTGGTCGGCCTCGAAGGTGATGAAGCCGGTGTCGGATCTGGCCGCGCGGCTGCGTGCCTATCGCGGCGGCACCAGTGATCCCGAGCCGTTGGCGCCACGCTTTCCCGACGACGAAGTGGGGCAGCTGGCCCAGGCGCTGGACGACTATTCCTCGCGGCTGACCGAAGTGGTGCAGCGCGACCGTGAATTCAATGCAGACGTCAGCCACGAGCTGCGCACGCCGCTGGCGGTGATCCGTGGCGCCACCGAGCTGCTGCTGACCCGGCCCGGCCTGGACGAGAAGGTGCTGCAGCGCCTGCAGCGCATCCAGCGCGCCGAACAGCAGTGCAGCGATCTGATCGGCGCGCTGCTGCTGCTGTCGCGCAACGAGCGCGGGCAGGGCACCAGCAACGTCGCCCGCGTGGCCGAGCAGCTGCTGGACGCACACCGTGCGCAGCTGGGGGGCAAGCCGCTGGAGCTGCTGCTGGAAGGTGAGCGCAATCTGGTGATCGACGCGCCCGAGGCGGCGTTGTCGGTGGCACTGGGCAACCTGATCGGCAACGCGGTGAAGTACTCGCAGGACGGCGAGGTGCGCGTGTTCGTCGGCACCAACTCGGTGTCGGTAACCGACAGTGGCCCGGGCCTGAGCGAGGAAGACGCGGCCAAGCTGTTCCAGCGTGGCTACCGCGGCACGCATGCCGGCCACTCGCAGGGCGGCGGTATCGGCCTGTCGATCGTCAGCCGCCTGTGCGATCTGTACGGCTGGCAGGTAAGCGTGCGCCCCGGCGGCCAGCGAGGCGTGATCGCCACCCTGACGTTCTCGCCGAAGCCGTTGTAA
- a CDS encoding response regulator transcription factor produces MRILVIEDNSDIAANLGDYLEDRGHTVDFAADGVTGLHLAVVHEFDAIVLDLNLPGMDGIEVCRKLRNEARKQTPVLMLTARDSLDNKLAGFDSGADDYLIKPFALQEVEVRLNALSRRGKGVQTRVLETGDLEYNLDTLEVRRQGKLLQLNPTALKILQALMEAAPAVVTRQELETRVWGEELPDSDSLRVHIHGLRAVVDKPFEVPLIQTRHGIGYRIATPEA; encoded by the coding sequence GTGAGAATCCTGGTAATCGAAGACAACAGCGACATTGCGGCCAACCTGGGCGACTACCTGGAGGACCGGGGCCACACCGTGGACTTCGCGGCTGACGGGGTTACCGGTCTGCACCTGGCCGTGGTGCACGAGTTCGACGCGATCGTGCTGGATCTCAATCTGCCAGGCATGGACGGCATCGAGGTCTGCCGCAAGTTGCGCAATGAAGCGCGCAAGCAGACCCCGGTACTGATGCTCACCGCCCGCGATTCACTGGACAACAAGCTGGCCGGCTTCGATTCCGGCGCGGACGACTACCTGATCAAGCCGTTCGCGCTGCAGGAAGTGGAAGTGCGTCTGAACGCCCTGTCGCGACGCGGCAAGGGCGTGCAGACCCGCGTGCTGGAAACCGGCGATCTGGAATACAACCTGGATACGCTGGAAGTGCGCCGCCAGGGCAAGCTGCTGCAGCTCAACCCGACCGCACTGAAGATCCTGCAGGCGCTGATGGAAGCGGCCCCGGCCGTGGTGACCCGCCAGGAGCTGGAAACCCGTGTGTGGGGTGAAGAACTGCCCGATTCGGATTCCCTGCGCGTGCACATCCATGGCCTGCGTGCGGTGGTCGACAAGCCGTTTGAAGTGCCGCTGATCCAGACCCGCCATGGCATCGGATACCGCATCGCCACCCCGGAAGCCTGA